In Alteribacter lacisalsi, a genomic segment contains:
- the hisS gene encoding histidine--tRNA ligase: MKFKIPRGTQDILPETSALWRIVEAKAHDLCRRYNYKEIRTPMFEQTELFARGVGDTTDIVQKEMYTFEDRGGRSLTLRPEGTASVARSYAENKMHGWADQPVKLYYIGPMFRYERPQSGRMRQFVQFGVEAMGSDDPAIDAEVIALAMNFYQELGLKGLKLVINSLGDKDSRDAHRTALVNHFKPRITEFCTDCQQRLESNPLRILDCKKDRDHELMASAPSILDYLSEESAAYFSNVQQYLEAMKIPFTIDSGLVRGLDYYNSTAFEIMLEGEGFGAITTLMGGGRYNGLVEDLGGPETPGIGFALSLERLLMALETQGIALPVEESLDAYLITMGEVAKSHAPALLHRLRGEGITVDGDYMNKKMKAQFKAADRQNATFTLVLGDDELENGTVVLKNLETGGQENIPVEQAIEKLKAERGA, encoded by the coding sequence ATGAAATTTAAAATTCCCCGCGGAACACAGGACATTCTGCCGGAAACGTCAGCACTTTGGCGGATCGTAGAGGCAAAAGCACACGACCTTTGCCGCAGATACAACTATAAGGAAATCCGTACACCGATGTTTGAACAGACCGAGCTTTTTGCCCGCGGTGTAGGCGACACGACCGATATTGTACAGAAAGAAATGTATACCTTTGAGGACCGGGGCGGAAGAAGCCTGACTCTTCGCCCTGAAGGAACTGCTTCTGTAGCCCGCTCCTACGCGGAAAATAAAATGCACGGATGGGCAGACCAGCCGGTGAAACTCTACTACATAGGGCCGATGTTCCGCTATGAACGCCCTCAGTCCGGCCGGATGCGGCAGTTTGTTCAGTTCGGGGTGGAGGCGATGGGGAGTGACGACCCGGCAATCGACGCCGAAGTTATTGCGCTTGCCATGAACTTTTATCAGGAACTCGGCCTTAAGGGATTGAAACTGGTCATAAACAGCCTTGGTGACAAGGACAGCCGTGACGCTCACCGAACGGCTCTTGTGAACCACTTCAAGCCAAGAATCACTGAATTCTGCACCGACTGCCAGCAGCGTCTTGAAAGCAATCCGCTCAGAATCCTTGACTGTAAAAAGGACCGTGACCACGAACTGATGGCATCGGCACCTTCCATTCTTGATTACCTGAGCGAGGAATCGGCAGCTTATTTTTCAAACGTCCAGCAATATCTTGAAGCGATGAAGATTCCTTTTACAATCGATTCCGGACTCGTTAGAGGACTGGATTACTATAACAGTACAGCCTTTGAAATAATGCTTGAGGGAGAGGGCTTTGGTGCCATCACCACACTCATGGGCGGCGGCCGCTACAACGGTCTTGTTGAAGACCTCGGCGGGCCGGAAACACCGGGAATTGGTTTTGCGTTAAGCCTCGAGCGTCTGCTTATGGCTCTCGAAACGCAGGGTATTGCTCTTCCGGTTGAAGAGAGCCTTGATGCTTACCTGATCACAATGGGTGAGGTGGCAAAGTCACACGCACCGGCTCTTCTTCACAGGCTGCGCGGAGAAGGCATCACCGTTGACGGTGATTACATGAACAAGAAAATGAAAGCCCAGTTCAAGGCAGCTGACCGTCAGAACGCCACCTTTACTCTCGTCCTCGGTGACGATGAACTGGAGAACGGAACTGTGGTATTAAAGAACCTTGAAACAGGCGGGCAGGAGAACATTCCGGTCGAACAGGCAATTGAAAAGCTGAAAGCAGAGAGAGGAGCATAA
- the dtd gene encoding D-aminoacyl-tRNA deacylase produces the protein MKVVVQRSKAGRVIADGEISGHIDRGLMVLVGVTHDDSEEDVRFCADKVTHLRIFEDDNGKMNHSVLDEEGQVLSVSQFTLYGDCRKGRRPNFMNAAKPDEANRLYEKFNERLRDNGLQVETGRFGAMMDVEFTNDGPVTLIVDSKE, from the coding sequence ATGAAAGTTGTTGTACAGAGATCGAAAGCTGGCCGGGTTATTGCAGATGGCGAAATTTCCGGTCATATTGACCGGGGTCTCATGGTCTTAGTAGGCGTAACCCACGACGACTCGGAAGAAGACGTACGTTTCTGCGCAGACAAGGTGACCCATCTCCGCATTTTTGAAGATGACAACGGTAAAATGAACCACAGCGTACTCGATGAAGAAGGCCAGGTTCTTTCAGTCTCCCAGTTTACACTTTACGGAGATTGCCGGAAGGGGAGACGGCCGAATTTTATGAACGCTGCTAAACCTGACGAAGCAAACAGACTGTATGAGAAATTTAACGAACGGCTTCGGGATAACGGTCTCCAGGTGGAAACCGGCCGTTTCGGCGCTATGATGGATGTGGAGTTTACCAATGACGGGCCGGTCACCCTGATTGTGGACAGTAAGGAATAA
- a CDS encoding RelA/SpoT family protein — MTSEQVLQKASEYLGEQDVDYLRRAYELAERAHSNQFRKSGEPYIAHPVQVAGILAELGMDPKTIAAAFLHDVVEDTDVPLEEIAAEFDEEVAMLVDGVTKLGKIKYKSKEEQQAENHRKMFVAMAKDIRVILIKLADRLHNMRTLKHLPPEKQRRIANETLEIFAPLAHRLGISAIKWELEDTALRYLNPQQYYRIVNLMKKKRAERESYVDEVKSKILERLGSVNVEAEIHGRAKHIYSIYRKMALQNKQFNEIYDLLAVRIVVKNIKDCYAVLGIIHTHWKPMPGRFKDYIAMPKANMYQSLHTTVIGPKGDPLEVQIRSEDMHKVAEYGVAAHWAYKEQKTVDDSESLETKLSWFREIIEWQNDTNDAQEFMESLKIDLFSDMVFVFTPKGDVIELPKGSVPLDFAYRIHTEVGNRCIGAKVNGKMVPLDHELKTGDIVDILTSKHSYGPSQDWLKLTQSSHAKNKIRQWFKKERREENVDKGRDMVEREIERKGYDQKEVLTDENLNRVANKFNFTSEEDMYAAVGYNGITAAQIVTRLTDNIRKQQEDDLDQQTITEAVEDLKSYGTPKKGSVGVRVKGIDNLLIRLSRCCNPVPGDDIVGYITKGRGVSIHRSDCPNVDNNEAQTRLLPVEWEGDLQKSKNYNVDIEISGFDRRGLLNEVLQAVAETKTNINAVSGKSDKNKMATIDMTISIQNISHLHKVVERIKQIPDIYAVRRIMH; from the coding sequence ATGACAAGTGAACAAGTTCTTCAGAAAGCAAGTGAATACCTGGGAGAGCAGGACGTCGATTATCTGCGCAGGGCGTATGAACTGGCCGAGCGAGCCCACTCCAATCAGTTCCGTAAATCCGGAGAACCTTACATTGCACACCCAGTGCAGGTAGCGGGCATTCTTGCCGAACTCGGGATGGATCCGAAAACGATCGCAGCGGCTTTTCTTCATGATGTAGTGGAAGATACGGACGTACCGCTCGAAGAAATCGCCGCCGAATTCGATGAAGAAGTCGCCATGCTTGTCGATGGAGTCACGAAGCTGGGAAAAATTAAATACAAATCCAAGGAAGAACAGCAGGCCGAAAATCACCGTAAAATGTTTGTGGCGATGGCCAAAGATATCCGTGTCATTCTGATTAAACTGGCAGACCGCCTTCACAACATGCGGACTTTGAAGCACCTTCCTCCTGAAAAGCAGCGGAGAATTGCAAATGAAACACTGGAGATTTTTGCGCCGCTTGCCCACCGTCTCGGGATTTCCGCAATTAAATGGGAACTTGAAGACACAGCGCTTCGTTACCTGAATCCGCAGCAGTACTACCGAATCGTCAACCTGATGAAAAAGAAACGGGCCGAGCGGGAGTCTTATGTGGATGAAGTGAAATCAAAGATTCTCGAACGACTGGGAAGCGTCAACGTGGAAGCCGAAATTCACGGCCGTGCGAAGCATATTTACAGCATTTATCGGAAAATGGCGCTTCAGAACAAACAGTTTAACGAAATTTATGACCTGCTTGCTGTAAGAATCGTAGTGAAAAACATTAAAGACTGCTACGCCGTTCTTGGCATTATTCATACGCACTGGAAGCCGATGCCGGGCCGGTTTAAAGATTATATTGCTATGCCAAAAGCCAATATGTACCAGTCTCTCCATACGACCGTGATTGGGCCTAAAGGCGATCCACTCGAAGTACAGATCCGTTCTGAGGACATGCATAAGGTTGCGGAATACGGAGTTGCTGCCCACTGGGCTTATAAAGAACAGAAAACCGTCGACGACAGTGAGAGCCTGGAAACAAAGCTTTCCTGGTTCCGGGAAATCATTGAATGGCAGAACGACACGAATGATGCCCAGGAATTTATGGAGTCTCTTAAAATTGATCTGTTTTCCGATATGGTGTTCGTGTTCACCCCAAAAGGCGATGTCATTGAGCTGCCTAAGGGGTCGGTTCCCCTTGATTTTGCGTACCGTATTCATACGGAAGTGGGAAACCGCTGCATCGGGGCAAAAGTGAATGGTAAAATGGTGCCGCTCGATCACGAGCTGAAAACCGGAGATATTGTAGATATTCTTACGTCCAAGCATTCTTACGGACCGAGTCAGGACTGGCTCAAGCTCACACAAAGTTCACATGCGAAGAATAAAATCCGTCAGTGGTTTAAAAAAGAACGGCGTGAAGAGAATGTGGACAAAGGCCGCGACATGGTGGAACGGGAAATCGAGCGTAAAGGCTATGATCAAAAAGAAGTTCTTACAGATGAGAACTTAAACCGGGTGGCCAACAAGTTTAATTTCACGTCCGAGGAAGATATGTATGCAGCAGTGGGCTATAACGGCATCACGGCTGCCCAGATTGTAACCCGTCTGACAGATAACATCCGAAAACAGCAGGAAGATGATTTGGATCAGCAGACGATCACAGAAGCTGTCGAGGATCTGAAGTCCTACGGTACACCGAAGAAAGGCAGTGTTGGTGTAAGGGTGAAGGGTATTGACAACCTCCTCATCCGGCTGAGCCGCTGCTGCAACCCGGTCCCTGGTGATGATATTGTCGGCTATATTACTAAAGGGCGCGGTGTGAGTATTCACCGGAGCGACTGTCCAAACGTAGACAATAACGAAGCGCAGACCCGGCTTCTTCCAGTTGAATGGGAAGGGGATCTGCAAAAGTCGAAAAACTATAACGTGGACATCGAAATTTCAGGGTTTGACCGGAGAGGACTTCTGAACGAAGTGCTTCAGGCGGTGGCGGAAACAAAAACGAATATTAACGCCGTTTCCGGCAAATCTGATAAAAATAAGATGGCGACGATTGATATGACCATCTCGATTCAGAATATTTCCCATCTGCATAAAGTAGTCGAGCGGATCAAACAGATCCCGGACATCTATGCAGTCCGCCGGATTATGCATTAA
- a CDS encoding adenine phosphoribosyltransferase — MDFKDYITVVSDFPKEGIRFKDITTLMENGEAYKKAVDEMADFAKEKDIDVVVGPEARGFVVGCPIAYSLGIGFVPVRKAGKLPREVLEVDYGLEYGKDSLNIHKDAIKPGQKVLITDDLLATGGTIEATIKMVEELGGVVAGIVFMIELTYLDGRDKLKNYDVFSLVTY, encoded by the coding sequence ATGGATTTTAAAGATTATATTACGGTTGTTTCCGATTTCCCGAAAGAGGGAATCCGGTTTAAGGATATTACTACGCTGATGGAAAACGGAGAAGCGTACAAAAAAGCTGTCGATGAAATGGCCGACTTTGCCAAGGAAAAAGACATTGATGTCGTAGTGGGGCCGGAAGCACGGGGATTTGTTGTCGGCTGTCCGATTGCCTACTCTCTCGGAATCGGGTTTGTACCGGTGCGTAAAGCAGGCAAGCTTCCGCGGGAAGTGCTCGAAGTGGACTACGGGCTTGAGTACGGAAAAGACAGCCTGAATATTCATAAGGACGCAATCAAACCAGGCCAGAAAGTGCTGATTACAGACGATCTTCTTGCCACAGGCGGGACGATTGAAGCAACCATTAAAATGGTTGAAGAACTGGGCGGCGTAGTAGCAGGAATCGTGTTTATGATTGAGCTTACGTACCTGGACGGCCGTGATAAGCTTAAAAATTATGATGTATTCTCACTAGTTACATACTAG
- the recJ gene encoding single-stranded-DNA-specific exonuclease RecJ: MLKSKTRWKIETADEQLAASIASETGLSVLAARLLVQRGFTDPEQVKDFIYMDESILHDPFLFKGMKQGTDRIKHAIAEGERILVFGDYDADGVTSTSVMFQTLQKLGADSGFYVPNRFTEGYGPNEKAFRQAKEEGVSLIVTVDTGISAVHEAEVAKELGIDLVITDHHEPPPEIPDAYAVINHKQVDCPYPFKDLAGVGVAFKTAQALLGRFPEEFLDLFTLGTVADLVPLKEENRYLVQRGLTAIAGTNRPGLRSLMNLSGVDTEEVTEEHVGFALGPRLNAAGRLDSADPAVALLITQDPAEGEEIAQQVDGLNKERQKIVNDMTKEAAAQVERDGADSVIIVGQEGWNAGVIGIVASRLVEKYYRPTIVLSLDSETGLAKGSARSIEGFDMFRNLSKCRQWLPHFGGHPMAAGLTMKIEDIDLLRAKLGQQADEVLTSDQLIPSKKIDLTAAVGEITVEAITDLKRLAPFGVGHPSPKVLIPETGIGQYKKIGSNKDHLKLTFEQDGAKLDGIGFRIGDMYDQLTPLDRVAVIGDVSINEWNGHVKPQLIIDDLKVEDWQLFDYRGKYVKWHSIIEQNEEERLVFVKFRPETETPPALAEAGTEIVEASGEYAGLDGACVILGDVPPSESAISGLFDGSVPSRVYAVFTQKDDTYFQTLPNRDHFKWFYAFLTKRKTFNLEKQAKDLAKYKGWTKDTVDFMSEVFFELDFVTINNGFVTLQDKPSKKALHESALYQNKVKQSELENQLVYSSYRALKQWFTPLFEKAEAKQASAGI, from the coding sequence ATGCTGAAATCAAAAACGAGATGGAAAATTGAAACTGCAGATGAACAGCTGGCAGCATCGATCGCCTCGGAAACAGGCTTATCGGTTCTTGCGGCAAGACTGCTTGTCCAGCGGGGATTTACAGATCCAGAACAAGTAAAAGACTTTATATATATGGACGAATCCATTCTTCATGACCCTTTCCTTTTTAAGGGAATGAAACAAGGGACGGACCGGATTAAACATGCAATTGCCGAAGGAGAGCGCATTCTCGTGTTCGGCGATTACGATGCGGACGGAGTTACGAGTACGAGTGTGATGTTTCAGACCCTTCAAAAGCTCGGTGCAGACTCGGGCTTTTATGTACCTAACCGGTTTACAGAAGGATACGGTCCGAACGAAAAGGCATTCCGGCAGGCAAAAGAAGAAGGAGTAAGCTTGATTGTCACCGTCGATACAGGGATATCGGCTGTTCACGAAGCCGAAGTGGCAAAAGAACTGGGCATCGACCTGGTTATAACTGACCACCATGAGCCACCGCCTGAAATTCCGGATGCCTATGCGGTAATTAATCATAAACAGGTAGATTGCCCGTATCCATTTAAGGATCTTGCCGGTGTTGGAGTGGCTTTTAAAACAGCTCAGGCCCTTCTCGGTAGGTTCCCCGAAGAATTTCTTGATCTTTTTACACTCGGTACTGTTGCTGACCTTGTACCTCTTAAAGAAGAAAACCGCTATCTGGTGCAGCGGGGGCTAACAGCTATTGCAGGAACGAACCGTCCGGGACTCCGTTCACTCATGAATCTGTCCGGTGTTGATACTGAGGAAGTGACCGAGGAACATGTAGGCTTTGCACTCGGACCGCGTCTGAATGCTGCCGGCCGGCTGGATTCGGCAGATCCGGCAGTAGCGCTCCTCATAACGCAGGATCCGGCTGAAGGGGAGGAAATTGCCCAGCAGGTGGACGGCTTAAACAAGGAACGGCAGAAGATCGTAAATGATATGACCAAAGAAGCGGCAGCCCAGGTTGAGCGCGACGGAGCAGATTCTGTCATTATTGTCGGCCAGGAAGGCTGGAACGCTGGCGTCATTGGGATCGTTGCTTCCAGACTAGTGGAGAAATACTACCGTCCGACGATCGTCCTGAGTCTCGATTCGGAAACGGGTCTGGCTAAAGGATCTGCACGAAGTATTGAAGGCTTTGACATGTTCAGAAATCTGTCAAAGTGCCGGCAATGGCTGCCCCACTTCGGAGGTCATCCGATGGCGGCGGGTCTTACGATGAAGATTGAGGACATTGATCTGCTGCGTGCAAAGCTTGGCCAGCAGGCAGACGAGGTGCTGACATCTGATCAGCTGATTCCCTCAAAGAAGATTGACCTCACCGCTGCAGTGGGTGAAATTACGGTAGAAGCGATTACGGACCTGAAACGGCTCGCTCCGTTCGGAGTGGGGCACCCGTCACCGAAAGTTCTGATACCGGAGACCGGGATCGGCCAGTACAAAAAGATCGGCTCAAATAAAGATCATCTGAAGCTCACGTTTGAGCAGGACGGAGCGAAACTGGACGGGATCGGCTTTCGAATTGGAGACATGTATGATCAGCTTACCCCTCTCGATCGAGTCGCCGTCATTGGTGATGTGTCCATTAACGAATGGAACGGCCATGTGAAGCCGCAGCTCATCATAGATGATCTCAAGGTGGAAGATTGGCAGCTGTTTGATTACAGAGGAAAATACGTAAAATGGCACTCGATTATTGAACAAAATGAAGAAGAAAGACTCGTTTTTGTGAAATTCCGGCCGGAAACAGAAACGCCTCCTGCTCTGGCAGAAGCAGGAACTGAGATCGTCGAGGCATCAGGAGAATACGCAGGGCTGGACGGTGCATGTGTTATTCTTGGAGACGTGCCGCCATCAGAGTCTGCTATTTCCGGCCTGTTTGACGGCTCTGTACCGAGCAGGGTCTATGCGGTATTTACACAGAAGGATGATACGTATTTTCAGACCCTTCCCAACCGCGATCACTTCAAATGGTTCTATGCTTTTCTGACAAAAAGAAAAACCTTTAATCTTGAGAAACAGGCAAAGGACCTGGCAAAGTATAAAGGGTGGACAAAAGATACCGTCGATTTCATGAGCGAGGTGTTTTTTGAATTGGATTTTGTTACAATAAACAATGGGTTTGTGACGCTTCAGGACAAACCGTCAAAAAAAGCGCTTCACGAGTCTGCTTTATACCAGAACAAAGTAAAGCAGAGTGAATTGGAAAACCAGCTCGTCTACTCGTCCTACCGTGCTCTTAAACAATGGTTTACCCCCTTGTTTGAAAAAGCGGAGGCCAAACAGGCAAGTGCCGGAATATAA
- a CDS encoding LapA family protein, producing MRGQWGLITGIIVALLISIFAVINVDPVEVNYLVGQSDWPLVLVIIGSVLMGGMIVGGVGIYKIYSLQKQIRKLEQENASLQPDPAKRSRVKERSGRSSAEETPEPEVTNKKQ from the coding sequence ATGAGGGGACAATGGGGCCTGATTACCGGTATTATTGTAGCACTTCTGATTTCGATTTTTGCCGTCATTAATGTGGACCCGGTGGAAGTGAACTACCTTGTCGGCCAGAGTGATTGGCCTCTTGTGCTCGTCATTATCGGATCTGTCCTGATGGGCGGAATGATAGTGGGGGGAGTAGGGATTTATAAAATATACAGCCTCCAAAAGCAGATCAGAAAGCTCGAACAGGAAAATGCCAGTCTCCAGCCTGACCCTGCCAAGCGGTCACGGGTTAAAGAACGGAGCGGTAGAAGCTCTGCCGAGGAGACGCCGGAGCCTGAAGTGACAAATAAAAAACAATAG
- a CDS encoding cation diffusion facilitator family transporter encodes MTQSDQDIRYKKVRFGAWVGIIGNIILAAVKAVTGIMANSRALVADAVHSASDVVGSVAVLVGVRAAKMPPDEDHPYGHGKAETITAIIVAVLLFFVGLEIAINAVKALFEPIAVPGMAAIYAIIFSIIVKELMFRYKIHLGKKYRSDALITDAWHHRSDVFSSVAALIGIGASIFGGNIGIDWLVYADPAAGFFVAILIGKMAWKLGSEAIHNAMDHVLHEEDTEAMLEEAEKVDGVLAINELLAREHGHYVIVDIKVAVDPGITVEDGHRIGKRVKDRLMEDEYVQDVRVHINPYSEDK; translated from the coding sequence GTGACTCAATCAGATCAGGATATCAGATATAAAAAGGTCAGGTTTGGCGCCTGGGTTGGAATTATCGGCAACATCATTCTAGCGGCGGTAAAAGCCGTGACCGGTATCATGGCCAACAGCCGGGCGCTCGTGGCCGATGCGGTTCATTCGGCCTCCGATGTTGTCGGCTCTGTAGCTGTTCTGGTTGGTGTGCGGGCAGCGAAAATGCCACCTGATGAAGATCATCCCTACGGTCACGGAAAAGCTGAAACGATTACGGCCATTATTGTCGCGGTTCTTCTCTTTTTTGTAGGTCTGGAAATTGCGATCAATGCCGTAAAAGCGCTCTTTGAACCGATCGCCGTACCAGGTATGGCGGCTATTTACGCCATCATATTTTCCATCATTGTAAAAGAACTGATGTTTCGATATAAGATACATTTGGGTAAAAAATACAGAAGCGATGCGTTGATAACAGATGCGTGGCATCACCGTTCTGATGTGTTCTCTTCCGTTGCAGCCTTAATCGGCATCGGTGCCTCCATTTTTGGGGGCAATATCGGTATTGACTGGCTTGTTTATGCTGACCCGGCAGCCGGATTCTTTGTTGCAATCCTTATCGGTAAAATGGCCTGGAAGCTTGGCAGCGAGGCCATTCATAATGCGATGGACCACGTCCTTCATGAGGAAGACACGGAAGCCATGCTTGAGGAAGCAGAAAAAGTGGATGGGGTTCTTGCGATCAATGAACTCCTTGCACGGGAACATGGTCATTACGTAATTGTGGATATTAAGGTTGCGGTTGATCCGGGCATCACAGTGGAGGATGGGCATAGAATAGGTAAAAGAGTGAAGGACCGTCTGATGGAGGATGAATACGTACAGGACGTACGAGTGCATATCAATCCCTACTCGGAGGACAAATAA
- the secF gene encoding protein translocase subunit SecF, producing MNFNHETTKLDFVKHRKKFFTFSAVLISVGIILLSTIGLNLGIDFSSGTTMDVLADETVTEAEIAEEFASIGLEPDDITLAGDENDVGRAVFIGVLSQEETLEAQRHFEELYGSVPTVSSVTPIVGEELAMNALISVLIACVGIIIYVSIRFQFMYGLAAIVALFHDALFILAVFSIIQWEVNIPFIAAVLTIIGYSINDTIVTFDRIRENMKLEERVKTFEDVSRVVNKSLIQTLARSINTVLTVVFAAGALLIFGGEAIRTFSLALVVGLVAGTYSSLFIAAQLWAVLKARQLKRAKFKSQDVQESEA from the coding sequence GTGAACTTTAATCATGAAACAACGAAGCTGGATTTTGTAAAGCACCGTAAGAAGTTTTTCACCTTTTCAGCAGTGCTGATTTCAGTAGGGATCATACTCCTCTCCACCATCGGGCTGAATTTGGGGATCGACTTCAGCAGCGGAACGACGATGGATGTGCTTGCAGATGAAACGGTAACGGAAGCGGAAATTGCTGAGGAATTTGCCTCAATCGGTCTTGAACCTGACGATATTACCCTTGCCGGGGACGAAAATGACGTTGGACGTGCGGTGTTTATCGGCGTGCTCTCTCAGGAGGAAACGCTTGAAGCACAAAGGCATTTTGAAGAGCTGTACGGAAGTGTGCCGACAGTGAGCAGTGTCACACCGATCGTCGGTGAGGAGCTGGCGATGAACGCGCTGATCAGTGTCCTGATTGCATGTGTCGGAATTATCATCTATGTTTCGATCCGCTTTCAGTTTATGTATGGTCTTGCGGCAATCGTGGCTCTTTTTCATGACGCACTCTTTATTCTTGCCGTGTTCAGTATTATTCAGTGGGAGGTCAACATCCCGTTCATTGCAGCGGTACTTACGATTATCGGTTACTCGATCAACGATACAATCGTTACCTTTGACCGGATCCGCGAGAACATGAAGCTTGAAGAACGCGTGAAGACATTTGAAGATGTTTCCCGTGTCGTAAATAAGAGTCTGATACAGACACTTGCCCGGTCCATTAACACCGTGCTGACAGTTGTCTTTGCCGCCGGTGCCCTCCTCATCTTTGGAGGGGAAGCCATCCGGACGTTCTCCCTCGCTCTCGTGGTGGGGCTTGTTGCCGGAACCTATTCCTCGCTGTTTATCGCTGCTCAGCTCTGGGCTGTTTTAAAGGCGCGCCAGCTGAAGCGTGCGAAATTTAAATCCCAGGATGTTCAGGAAAGTGAAGCATAA